A region of the Centropristis striata isolate RG_2023a ecotype Rhode Island chromosome 20, C.striata_1.0, whole genome shotgun sequence genome:
acccagcattcatgatatatacactcaatttaatttaagaaaaaaagtcatagtatagtatgttgtcaatataataaacataatatacTATGTGGTCAAAATTGTATTAAACGTCAGAATAGTATGTAATAAGAATTTCATAAAAATATCACGGTATAGGATGTGctcaatttaataaaatgtcatgaaaaaagtcagtaCAGTATTTCAAAGTCAAAGTAtgtcataaaaattaaattaaaaagtcatagtatagcatgtatGACAAAACAGACATACAGTTATCTATTTAATCATCACTGTATGTTACAGGGAATAATAAAAGTTATCAGGCCAATAAAATACACAGGCAGGTCTCTTCAAAAGGAGAGTTTAATGTACAGATTTACTTTTGCccaaaaacagaaattacatAAACGATATATTTAGAGTGACAGGAAACACTGCTATGGTTGGCGAGTTGCAGacagaagaaactgtcaaaattgtgcattttgaacatttttaaaaacaggagCACAACATGAGGTGGAACTGCCTCGTTGATAATGGATGATAATCCagcaaacacaaataaaaaaacaacaactcaatcaatcaaaaaagaaaataatttacattcCAATGAAATGACAACACAGGTGGTTTCAGATCCAGCTTCatcctgctgagaaaccccccccccccccccaaaaaaaaaaacagttaatcacaaaaatacattaaactcATTACTGTCCATTTAAAAGctcaattccaaaaaagttgggacatcatctaaaatataaataaaatgttgcaaatgaaTAGCAAATCAtctttaaatgataaataattgaaaactgtactaGGACAATATTTCACCTGCAACTATGTGTACTAAAGGACATATGCATGTGATGTTTGGACTTACATGTACTATTATGCATTAGAATCCCCAGTTCTGGCTTCGATCcctgcctcctcttcctccaccatCTCTCCTcccccatcctcctcctcctcctccacctcctcctcctcctcctccataacctcttcctcctccccgtGGTCCCCTTCCATCTCTTGAATTTCCCTCGTCCTTCTCCCTCTTGTGCTTTTCATATCTTTCTGCCATAAGCACCAACTCCTCTgggacctcctgcagcaggattTACAGAGATTACATGCACTTCATGAAAATTCTAGTAAGAACATAAAACTTGCTTTCACCTCGGTAACATCATTTGTCTCAGCTTTCACGTTACAAATACAACTAAAGTTGAAAATTTAGCAGATTATCCTGATTTAGTGACTTATTGCTACTAATGTTCATGTCACGGttttcatttgaaataaaaaaactaaataacattTGATTATTAGAATGTTAAACAAGCCTTTGATAATGTTTTCTATGAAGTGAAACCCACTATAGCTTTTCCTTATCTGAAATCCTATTGGTCAGTCTGCAGTGAAATACCAACAGAAAATATGTTGTCAGTGTAGTATGTGTGCCCTAACCTGTCCAGCTCGCTCCAGGATGGGAATCAGCTCAGGGGCCATCCTCCAGTTTTCTCTTGTGACCAGGGTAACAGCAGCACCTGAGCGTCTGTCACAAAAACGCATCAAcatcacaaataaacacaagaacAGCCAGACAGTGATTTTGACTCCAGGAGAATGAGGAATAAACTGTTTTGATTGTGTATACACTCTTACCCTGCACGGCCAGTGCGGCCCACTCGATGGACATACTCCTCTATGTTACGTGGGAAGTCAAAGTTAAACACATGTGTTATGTCATGGACATCCAACCCTCGAGATGCCAAGTCTGTTGCAACCAGGATACGGACTcggcctggaaaaaaaaattaaagctatTTTTCTAGTCAATTGGATCCTTCAGACTTCAGCTTGTGGGTTTCAAGATATAATCAAGAACCATCAGTCTCCTCTGCTTTCCTGAGGTAGAGGAAAGCCTATTTTTAAAACCCACACTTTCCTTACGTACTCTCTTTAAAGTCCTTGAGGGCCTCTTCACGGTCACACTGCTCACGGTCACCATGGAGACTTTGCACAGCCAGGCCCTGCAGGCACATGTCACTCGACAGGTCGTCGGCTCTGCAAAGAGACAAGCATGCCCACATAAAATCGTTAGTGCAGGTGGTAAGCAGTGCAAACGGCCATTTGTGGTCAACTCTGGTATTTACCAGCAATTGTGGGAGGGAGGGCCATACCATATGTTAGAGAACTTATTTCCTACTTACACAAGCTTCTTGCCAACAAAGATGAGGACTTTCTCCTGGGGCAGCATGTTTCTGATGAAGTCGAATACATACGACTTCTTCTCGTCTTCATGGACGATCAGCACTGTTTGCTGCACTGTGTTAACTGCCTGAGAACCAGAGAAACACAGGAAGCATGAAAAGCATGGATTCCAGATCAGAGCAGCAGCTAGATTTGACCTGTTTTTGTAAAAGACCAGCCAAGGCCTTATGAATTCAATGATTGAATTGGCTCAGATTCAGGCATTGCCTTGATGAATCAGGAGATATAGAGAAAAATAAGATGCACAGTCAACACACCTTATATATGAATAATTAACACTTACTGCCAAGTCCAGGGTGCCCACATAAGCCATCATGGGATTCTTTAGATAGGATTTGGCCAATCGTCTCACACCAGTGGGCCATGTCGCACTGAAAGAATGTGAGTTTAAGGTAATAAAAGGAAGATCAACTTCAGCAGGGCTTTTATAAGTAACGGTGTAAGATAATTCATGAATGCAGGGGTCTAATTTGAGTTTAAAGAGTTCTAATATTTATCATGTTCCTTTCATTCACTCCATTCCTTCATGAAAATGTGGATCAATAATTGTgatacagaataaaaaactTGTAAAACTCAATAGTGTTATATTTTTAGTATGATGGTTCAAATTACCCAAGTTTATTAACACTCTCAGAATTGTGAAGAAGCAATAACCAACTCTGGATGATCTTCATGCTCAAGGTCTGCAACATAAATGCTTTACAAAGAGGGCTTCATCTGTATTTGTATCTCAGTGTCCTCTTCATTACCCATGTGAGGAAAAACTTTGCACAAAGTGCTCATTGTGACTTGACATACCTGGTCATGACAGACTGCCGGTCTGGGCGGATGTCCAGGAGGATCTTCATAATCTGGGGTTCAAAGCCCATGTCCAGCATACGGTCAGCCTCATCCAGTACCTGTTCCCAGTGATCAGAGCAGTTATTAAAGGAAGCCTAGCAGTACTCCCACAGACACTTAACCAAGAACATAAACGTTTGCTAGACTGGTATGCACTAATAGTTAAAACCTGAAGAATTTCACAATAAGGGGCACTGAGactaacagacacaaacagctgacCAAGTACGTGATGGAGTGAAGATTGATGAGCTCATTCATCTGCAGGTCATTTAGTCGGCCAGGTGTAGCGATCACTATGTCCACACCTCCCTTCACCAGGTTGATCTGGGCTCTCCTATCCCCTCCGCCATAGATACAGATACTGAGAGAAGACAGAGGGGGAACAATCATGTTCATTTCACCTCTAACTCGCAAATAATGATTCATCTGTATTGACTTATGATAATATAAGCTGCTGCACCTTTTGTAGCCCTTATAGCGGTACTTTTTGCACTCCATTTCAATCTGCAGGGCCAGCTCTCTGGTGGGCGTCAGCACCAACATGCCTGGACCACCACATTCATGTCTCGGCCTATAAAGGAAGCAAAGACAAAAAGGGAGAGTCCGACAGATTAGCAGGCACAATTATTAAACCTGGACACATCTGCAACTATAAATAAGTGGTATTTTCTGCTTGGGATTATAATTGATGCCGACAGAgaagataaaaatgtaaagtaagCAACAGGTAGTGTACTGACACAGGCTGTCCATCCATGTGGATGAACCCTGGCAGCAGGTAGGCCAGGGTTTTCCCTGTTCCTGTCTGAGCAATGGCTATCAGGTCCTCTCCACTCATCAACACTGGCCACGCCTGAGACTGGTAAAGAAACAAAGATTATcagatgtataaaaaaataaaaacatttatttttacaaaattaaaaccacaTACAAACCtgtttccaaaaaagttgggatgctgtgctttttgtaattgtatACACTCATCCTAAACTATGcctcatcaaaatcactttattcccCAGgtctcataaaaaataaaaataaagaatcagaccagtagtttttctgtaatcctgttAACAAACCAGAAACGGAACAAACTGAACCAAAAACATGACTTCCTTGCCAGATATAATTACAGAATTGCACAGAAAAAGCCCAACACCTTAAGAGTGTTAGCATTCACACAatacaatttgttttttgttcatattcATGAACTAAGTGAAACCGAGAAAGGCATGATGAACAGTTTTCATTGATGGGACACATAAGGGGAAGGTTTTTTAGACTCACTAAACTGGTTGGTACACATACCAATTTGACACTATCACAATAGTCATACAAGGTGGATCAAAATTAGGGTGTGGCAGTCCACCAGCGTCATATCTACCACAGAATTGACACAGGCCATTATCAATACATTCCATCACACCAAGCCTCTTTCTgtgaaatgaaagtgaaatCAGAGGATAACGtagtttcattttaattttgcacTGACACAACAGGCAAACTTCTCAAGCCTGAGTAATTTATAGATTtgtgtttataataaataataaaagtatatacatttttattattcccTTAGGCAGTAGTGATAGTAGACCTAAGGAGGCCTCCCATTCCTCTGAACACAGTGGAAGCACTAAATAGTTATACTAAGCACAGGTTCAGTTCAAGCGCATCTTGGTCAAAGAGGTccttcatgtaaaaaaaagcatgaatgaCATTCATTTTCTTCCCAGTTCTCAATATATGTCATctaagatttctttttttacttctgcATTTTACACTGACTATAACCACAgattcataaaaaaaagcctCAATATTTCCCGTAAAGGCTGATGTTAACACGGGTATTTCCAAATATGGGTTTTGTAAATCACGGGGATTATCTATGTCAACAGAAAACGAACTAGATAAGCCACTACAGGTGCATTTGCAACATCTAACCACAAACTGTATACCACAGGGACATTTTTGTTATAAATAAAGCTGCCCATTTACGAAAACACTAATTAAAACAGACTGTGTATTTTACAGGACAAAGGGCAAAGTTCCCCTGTTTTAcaggtaaatatgtttaaacaATATTAATCAAACTATTAGGATTTTTGGTAATCAACCCGACTAAATAGCTAATAGCAGCGATATATGGTCCAATTAACTTATATCAGTGTCCACCAACCATTAACATCAGCATATTATTGCAGCTGTGctaaactcaaatacacactcATTAGGTCCATATCTGAGGATGtggcttattttatttctaaaatgttCAGAAGTGATACTTTAAGGTATGATTAGTAATACATTACAATATACCTGGATGGGTGTTGGTTTGACAAAGCCAACTTgtttaatattttccatgatcTCTGGATAAAGCTCAAAGGCCTCCAGAAAGGTGCGACAGGGATTGGGAATGGGCCgcttctccccctcctccttcagGTCGTCcacaaatatattgttattCTCCTTCCTGTGGGAAAATACAAGAACATTGTAGGTGGTTGATTCCAAACCACACTACGGTCCTAAACAGAGACAAATCTGCAATGTGTTAAAGATGTTGTTTAGGTTTAAGAACTTGCATTTGGTCCAAACTGTATCGCATTCCAAGCGTTTTTTCTACTTTGTTTACAAATTGGACATAGAATATTCTGTCAGTTTCAAAATCCAACCTCTGCTATGCTACACAGGGCTTTTTGTCCTGCAAAAACAGATTTGGACCACTGTCACTCTTTTGTTAACCACTTTTCCTTCATTAGCCATACTCAATCGCTCACCCTTACTGTGGGCTCTACAGCTTGAGAATCTCTGATAAATTCAAAGACCAACAGGCCAAAAGTGTCTACATGAGACATTTGCATACATTATACTGCAAGAACTACAGCCAGAGTAGCTCAGATGGCACATGAACAGGTGGATAAATGGTGCCACCTACTTGTCTGAAGCTGTAATAGAAAACAATGCTGCCAAAAAACACTGAGGTTTCCCCAAGACTATTAATAAAACTCTTAGCCATTGCATGTGATGCCTCTACTcataaaaagcttattttttaaagtttgctAAAGAACACTGGTGGTGTCTAGCATTTTATAATATAACACTGGATACACCTTGTTCCACCCACAGAGAGGATGATGTAATAAAAAGGCAACACTGGCAGATTTACCTCCATTCACAGACTTCCTCTGCTGTGAGTATGGATACACACTCCGCCTCAGTGTAAAACTTCTTTTTCATAGGTGGAAGGTCTGAAAGAAATTGCAAGCAttacagaaaatgttcaaagccATGAATGACTGAAAATTACACTCTGGTGTCATATCACATGAATAACTGGTTacacagaaaatactttaataaGATGTTTTGGCCTTTAttccatttacatttagtcattaagcagacgcttttatccaaagcgacttacgggaagaataaaagcaaacaatcaaggtatagtgcaaaaagagctattagtgcatcaataagtgctagtgacaaagAAGATCCTCTCTTCTTTTCTGCTTTTCCAGACAGTGGTAGAAATACAGAGTAAAAGGGGAAGAAATGTAGAAAAGAGCTGCGAGCCAAGTTAGAACccagtggaacatcatacaatcatttatgacataacacattgtttttataaggatagatggtcagatcaacagatcttccacgtcagagaagcaaagtaagctgttggttgttgttgttgttgttgtttactttatacacacagtttatcatgggatctcgcggtctcctgtatgttcaggattatcgcgcgttctcgttatctcgcgtgtatacggctggctcgctatgctgcagttctgcggccgtaacGTGCCCGGTGTGAactgacgccgggcagaagatGGAGCAAAACCTTGGCGGAGCCGTTCcgcggctgtaacgcgcccgatggaaatccccagtaagccTTAATGCTATGTACACGACCCGTGGGCCACCAGGACTCCCTAATTAAAGGGGTTTTTTTAAGCTTTGTACTcttgcacatttaatttaagaaGTGTGGCAACACCCTGTTAATCATAAGATATCCCGGACCTAAAGCATACACCACTTTGtccattttactctaaataggaccataaactatgaaaatattttcatgcaaaagATGATCACTTCTTTAACCCATGATCATTTTCTAATTCGGAATCTGTTAAGCAACAGcagggccaaaaaacacaattttccaATAAATACCTGTGGACTGCATGCAGTTTATGTAAAGTAGTGACAATATAAGAGGCCTCACCTTTCCACTTGAGCTCTTCATACTTTCCTTTGTTCTCCCGGATGCTGTTCCAGTCTATGGATACAGGGGGTGGGGCAGCATCTGAAGCCTGTAATTCTGAAGCAG
Encoded here:
- the ddx43 gene encoding probable ATP-dependent RNA helicase DDX43 isoform X1, whose protein sequence is MSDWEDEYDGDGVAIEKPATKPAPTLRKLPPVESQGQSVSFGVRNGSKCGASRDWRADRGGEGSEFRSRRGGGEGRPFPRNTERGGPGRPDSRPPVTFAVETALIGRIIGRGGAKIRELEESTGARIKINKGDYEGEVVLFGSPDAQQKAKEMIEDLVADGNFRSRDGPGRGGHYGGGGDGGVRNSSVWSASELQASDAAPPPVSIDWNSIRENKGKYEELKWKDLPPMKKKFYTEAECVSILTAEEVCEWRKENNNIFVDDLKEEGEKRPIPNPCRTFLEAFELYPEIMENIKQVGFVKPTPIQSQAWPVLMSGEDLIAIAQTGTGKTLAYLLPGFIHMDGQPVPRHECGGPGMLVLTPTRELALQIEMECKKYRYKGYKSICIYGGGDRRAQINLVKGGVDIVIATPGRLNDLQMNELINLHSITYLVLDEADRMLDMGFEPQIMKILLDIRPDRQSVMTSATWPTGVRRLAKSYLKNPMMAYVGTLDLAAVNTVQQTVLIVHEDEKKSYVFDFIRNMLPQEKVLIFVGKKLVADDLSSDMCLQGLAVQSLHGDREQCDREEALKDFKESRVRILVATDLASRGLDVHDITHVFNFDFPRNIEEYVHRVGRTGRAGRSGAAVTLVTRENWRMAPELIPILERAGQEVPEELVLMAERYEKHKREKDEGNSRDGRGPRGGGRGYGGGGGGGGGGGGGWGRRDGGGRGGRDRSQNWGF
- the ddx43 gene encoding probable ATP-dependent RNA helicase DDX43 isoform X2, coding for MSDWEDEYDGDGVAIEKPATKPAPTLRKLPPVESQGQSVSFGVRNGSKCGASRDWRADRGGEGSEFRSRRGGGEGRPFPRNTERGGPGRPDSRPPVTFAVETALIGRIIGRGGAKIRELEESTGARIKINKGDYEGEVVLFGSPDAQQKAKEMIEDLVADGNFRSRDELQASDAAPPPVSIDWNSIRENKGKYEELKWKDLPPMKKKFYTEAECVSILTAEEVCEWRKENNNIFVDDLKEEGEKRPIPNPCRTFLEAFELYPEIMENIKQVGFVKPTPIQSQAWPVLMSGEDLIAIAQTGTGKTLAYLLPGFIHMDGQPVPRHECGGPGMLVLTPTRELALQIEMECKKYRYKGYKSICIYGGGDRRAQINLVKGGVDIVIATPGRLNDLQMNELINLHSITYLVLDEADRMLDMGFEPQIMKILLDIRPDRQSVMTSATWPTGVRRLAKSYLKNPMMAYVGTLDLAAVNTVQQTVLIVHEDEKKSYVFDFIRNMLPQEKVLIFVGKKLVADDLSSDMCLQGLAVQSLHGDREQCDREEALKDFKESRVRILVATDLASRGLDVHDITHVFNFDFPRNIEEYVHRVGRTGRAGRSGAAVTLVTRENWRMAPELIPILERAGQEVPEELVLMAERYEKHKREKDEGNSRDGRGPRGGGRGYGGGGGGGGGGGGGWGRRDGGGRGGRDRSQNWGF